A genomic segment from Rhizoctonia solani chromosome 11, complete sequence encodes:
- a CDS encoding peptidase family S41 protein, producing MYYLLASALSAAVLSSASPLESRQSDPCTKIVKQTWSKPSEVSSCLSFFPFNATLRDNVADVLSQTFSQFHTSTNFHLKMPEPFTDDTIDLLGEFQRIKKTTYKSDFELHRDISTTVKRLGDSHAGYVNYCYDSLFSTYLPFPLAILARPGAEDVQNIHIVPEASEVVASEFGAEAIEIWKAALGGKNLTDFNGAQIISINGQDPWTVIDAYAETAGGFQAKTTRQNGFFASYDSWDYNLGGFAQKALPPSSDTVSLTLVRNGTTSQETYEIPYLSRLGSETVEFTDANSLWANNCLPTRKTNGGPVSNTVASSKMKTAAGAGPSSEEDPLREPAKFQRAPIIPPITEGRRETFANLVYDEPRDIALPEHLTPNGSVSGYGALSWYMLEDKKTAVLWLGSFDGRAIEVRKSILNGLKSVKEKGAERLLIDVTNNGGGLICTASFLHRVLAGPQPGLDVQPGLDGSVRAQDLPQKIVAKIVAGGLPEDDSSYYNPSNYKDVKGNQFAYNFNWLNPPISVQVNGISDKFSQKIGDTCLPFSQTPPDTQPFAFENIAIMSNGRCASACSLFSIMMRTKYNVKTVVMGGKPGTTQQYCGVVGGQSLSFVPLNVELKTLGLKNDTLAPPDFLTNSYQGINWKLVYSPLDPNSFEEFQSHPAQFSFPLFPNTVNNPQAIWKDFAERWSNDTELRGGGNLHFMHHESAEPRRIDSYLSFAAIDSAERVPQVTNPNHTTNDSRFKHGESFRDPFSGDKAGEEFSHDAIVWKLYRSEAEEYDQELVKGRHASLDVLLLFAALFSAILTAFLIEAKNMLQQDPADTTNALLLIIVQNQANGVAGLSSIDEPPFSASYAALWINGLWFAALGLSLSAALVAMLSKEWLTAYTASRPRPAHTHALLRQARFDGLNSWWALHIIALLPTLLHLSLLLFALGLVVYLWMLDVAVAVVTCAIVALTLIFYLTTTLLGAIVPFCPFVTEISRYLQQGFGIWFMKRPRLLHPENRSPDRQTATTSLEDIRAVSWLAENARDPVVVDCSYQALAGVCLSTEVMDSNEHNKDESKEWYKYLEPMFPELIGRFEASIRKSREMASTRGANLARFARATVQLCAFLDNSAHNTQPPNRKNGPKPRFRDGIRPRLESLAFSSSSEPPVIASRMEVALGALDGVWRDEHPPFSADSYASLTAAELRLVALNSAALCGRALPDTLGPSTLNIAIDMSLPSQKRLSILTLQNTYYRSLARASVQLRYHSDGRTPINSFALYSPDDATPDEGQVTEPRAGFSRPRSKNDRTSNFIIPVFNSENYIRPTALFHGPLGSIVRVLASAPLRPHGTEVISDRYATGLKIRLAAVRALAAVAPFVLQQWFREKISRSGNASAPQEPASIPDTSNWPDVDATITDSQKLEGTIASHLLLVVKVIGPYIERAGAMSLVELSLAELNRIANTSPFSAHLALRRRASVDFVPLLKFAAIDVKAADGRPLMNETTKSHILNLLTFEISGKNQVPRVPIAPESLPLLLRVAQDVPNHTDLVHAVLKYVVSRVRETKDNIGYLRVFTHSNQGYPLLLAIGRLHQANIEPLVGAILQIAYISAGNGVISLQDGVATGDLAIPGFLDAISLVVHHTHRVADKPNYRHLHSLGRSLVSTIQNIGDQSARMVLEHHALDELIDALRTQSDHSDSTLQSRNKAALNSEPKFVRNNEYLINQLLALKTRYLSDSVSSAAKQEIDQS from the exons ATGTACTACCTCTTGGCTTCTGCTTTGTCGGCGGCTGTACTTTCGTCTGCTTCGCCTCTGGAATCCCGCCAATCTGATCCATGCACTAAGATCGTCAAGCAAACATGGTCCAAGCCTTCGGAAGTCAGCTCGTGTCTCTCATTCTTTCCGTTCAATGCGACCTTGAGGGATAAT GTCGCAGATGTTCTTAGCCAAACATTCTCCCAGTTTCACACTTCTACTAATTTTCATCTGAAGATGCCTGAACCATTTACGGATGATACAAtcgacctccttggggaaTTTCAGCGGATCAAGAAGACTACGTACAAGTCAGATT TCGAGCTGCATCGAGA CATTTCTACGACAGTCAAGAGGCTAGGTGATAGCCACGCAGGATATGTAAATTATTGCT ACGACTCGCTTTTTAGCACGTATCTTCCCTTTCCGCTCGCCATACTTGCTCGTCCTGGGGCCGAAGATGTGCAAAATATCCACATCGTGCCTGAAGCATCCGAAGTCGTCGCAAGTGAATTTGGAGCCGAGGCCATCGAGATTTGGAAGGCTGCCTTGGGAGGGAAGAATCTCACAGAC TTCAATGGAGCCCAAATAATTTCCATTAATGGGCAAGATCCATGGACTGTAATAGATGCTTATGCTGAAACTGCTGGAGGATTTCAAGCAAAGACCACTCGCCAGAATGGCTTCTTTGCTTCTTACGACTCATGGGACTACAACTTGGGTGGATTTGCTCAGAAAGCACTTCCACCATCCAGCGATACGGTATCCCTGACCCTCGTAAGAAATGGGACCACGTCACAAGAAACTTACGAGATACCGTATCTGTCAAGACTTGGGAGTGAGACTGTCGAGTTTACCGACGCTAACAGTCTCTGGGCGAACAACTGTCTACCAACCCGAAAGACCAACGGAGGACCAGTATCCAACACTGTCGCGAGTTCCAAAATGAAAACTGCGGCCGGCGCTGGACCATCCAGTGAAGAAGACCCGTTGAGGGAGCCTGCCAAGTTTCAGAGAGCTCCTATCATCCCTCCCATCACGGAAGGCCGGCGCGAAACTTTTGCAAACCTCGTTTACGATGAGCCCCGGGACATTGCACTTCCAGAGCACTTGACTCCTAATGGTTCAGTAAGCGGTTATGGGGCTTTATCCTGGTACATGCTCGAAGACAAAAAAACGGCGGTTTTGTGGTTAGGCTCCTTTGATGGTAGAGCTATTG AGGTACGAAAATCGATACTCAATGGCCTGAAATCTGTCAAGGAAAAAGGAGCAGAGCGTCTTCTCATCGATGTC ACTAATAACGGCGGCGGCCTAATATGCACTGCGAGCTTCCTGCATCGTGTT CTTGCTGGACCTCAGCCTGGTCTTGACGTTCAGCCTGGGTTGGATGGGAGTGTTCGTGCACAGGACCTTCCTCAGAAGATAGTTGCTAAGATCGTGGCTGGTGGACTTCCTGAAGATGATTCATCCTATTATAACC CTTCCAACTACAAAGACGTGAAAGGAAACCAATTTGCATATAACTTTAACTGGCTTAACCCGCCTATCAGTGTACAAGTTAATGGCATTTCCGACAAGTTTTCGCAAAA GATTGGTGACACATGTCTTCCATTTTCTCAAACTCCTCCCGACACTCAACCATTCGCGTTCGAGAACATCGCGATCATGAGCAACGGCCGATGCGCTTCCGCATGCAGTTTGTTTAGCATAATGATGAGGACCAAGTACAACGTCAAAACAGTCGTTATGGGCGGTAAACCAGGAACTACACAGCAATATTGTGGTGTTGTCGGGGGGCAATCTTTGAGCTTTGTACCCCTGAATGTGGAACTCAAAACGCTTGGCCTTAAGAACGATACCCTCGCTCCACCCgactttttgacaaacagtTATCAAG GCATTAATTGGAAGTTGGTATATTCGCCGTTGGATCCCAACTCTTTCGAAGAGTTCCAGAGTCATCCTGCCCAATTCT CGTTCCCTCTTTTCCCTAACAC TGTCAACAACCCTCAAGCGATCTGGAAAGAC TTTGCTGAAAGATGGAGCAATGACACCGAACTTCGCGGGGGTGGGAACCTTCATTTCATGCATCATGAA TCAGCAGAGCCTCGTCGTATCGACAGCTACCTTAGCTTTGCTGCAATCGATTCCGCCGAGCGAGTTCCTCAGGTCACCAATCCAAACCATACTACAAACGATTCTAGATTTAAGCACGGAGAGTCTTTCCGCGACCCATTTTCCGGAGACAAAGCTGGCGAGGAGTTTTCGCATGATGCAATAGTTTGGAAACTGTATCGGAGCGAAGCTGAAGAATACGATCAAGAATTGGTTAAAGGCCGACATGCTAGTTTGGAtgtgttgttgttgttt GCTGCTCTATTCTCAGCTATCTTAACAGCATTCCTTATCGAGGCCAAAAATATGTTGCAGCAGGATCCTGCTGACACCACCAATGCCTTGCTCTTGATTATTGTACAAAATCAAGCCAACGGGGTCGCTGGGCTCTCTTCTATTGACGAGCCACCGTTCTCAGCTTCGTACGCGGCACTATGGATTAATGGACTTTGGTTTGCCGCACTCGGATTGTCGCTTTCCGCTGCTCTGGTTGCTATGTTATCCAAAGAATGGCTGACGGCCTATACTGCTTCTCGTCCACGACCGGCCCATACACATGCCCTTCTTCGACAAGCCCGATTTGATGGCCTGAATAGCTGGTGGGCGCTACATATCATTGCCCTGCTTCCGACGCTACTCCATCTTTCCTTACTGTTGTTTGCGCTTGGTTTAGTTGTTTATCTATGGATGCTCGATGTTGCTGTCGCAGTTGTTACTTGTGCCATCGTCGCTCTGACTTTGATTTTTTACCTGACAACAACTTTACTTGGAGCTATCGTCCCTTTCTGCCCATTTGTAACGGAAATCTCTCGGTATTTACAGCAAGGATTTGGCATCTGGTTTATGAAAAGGCCACGACTCCTACACCCAGAAAACAGGTCCCCCGATCGCCAGACTGCTACTACTAGCCTGGAAGATATCCGCGCTGTCTCTTGGCTCGCTGAGAATGCCCGTGACCCAGTGGTTGTCGATTGCTCATACCAGGCTCTCGCAGGCGTTTGTTTGTCAACCGAGGTAATGGATTCGAATGAACATAACAAAGACGAATCGAAAGAATGGTACAAATATTTAGAGCCCATGTTTCCGGAGCTAATTGGCCGATTTGAGGCAAGCATTCGGAAGAGTAGAGAGATGGCATCAACGCGCGGAGCAAACCTTGCACGATTCGCCAGGGCCACTGTGCAATTATGCGCATTTTTGGACAATAGCGCACATAACACTCAGCCACCCAACCGCAAGAATGGACCGAAACCCAGATTTCGAGATGGGATAAGACCAAGACTCGAATCTCTGgctttttcttcttcctccgaaCCGCCCGTAATAGCCTCTCGTATGGAAGTCGCTCTTGGAGCGCTTGATGGAGTTTGGAGAGATGAGCATCCGCCATTTAGTGCTGATTCTTATGCATCTCTGACAGCTGCAGAACTCAGGCTAGTCGCACTCAACTCGGCCGCATTATGTGGCCGTGCTTTGCCTGACACCTTGGGACCTTCAACCTTGAATATCGCCATTGATATGAGCTTGCCGTCACAGAAGCGTCTCTCTATTCTAACGCTTCAAAATACCTACTACCGCTCGTTAGCCCGCGCCTCGGTTCAACTTCGCTATCATTCGGATGGACGCACGCCTATTAACTCATTCGCTCTA TATTCTCCCGACGACGCGACCCCTGATGAGGGCCAAGTCACGGAGCCACGCGCTGGCTTCTCTCGTCCGCGATCCAAAAATGACAGGACATCCAACTTTATCATTCCAGTCTTTAATTCTGAAAACTATATTCGACCTACGGCCCTCTTTCATGGCCCGCTCGGATCCATAGTGCGTGTTCTTGCAAGCGCGCCTCTGCGTCCGCATGGTACCGAAGTGATTTCCGATCGGTATGCCACGGGATTGAAGATAAGATTGGCTGCGGTCCGAGCTCTCGCGGCTGTCGCCCCTTTTGTGCTTCAGCAATGGTTTAGAGAAAAAATATCTCGCTCAGGAAACGCTTCGGCTCCTCAAGAACCAGCTTCTATCCCGGACACAAGCAATTGGCCAGACGTTGATGCTACGATAACCGACTCCCAAAAACTTGAGGGCACAATTGCAAGTCACTTGCTCCTCGTTGTAAAGGTGATCGGGCCATACATCGAGCGTGCGGGGGCTATGTCGCTTGTTGAACTCTCGCTAGCTGAGCTTAACCGAATTGCCAACACCTCGCCATTTAGTGCGCATCTCGCTCTCCGACGTCGCGCTTCTGTAGATTTTGTTCCACTCCTCAAGTTTGCTGCCATAGACGTCAAGGCTGCTGACGGAAGACCGTTGATGAACGAAACTACTAAATCACATATACTCAACCTCCTGACGTTTGAAATCTCGGGAAAGAATCAAGTTCCTCGAGTACCCATCGCTCCCGAGTCCCTTCCGTTGCTTCTTCGCGTTGCTCAGGATGTTCCTAATCATACGGATCTGGTTCACGCTGTCTTGAAATATGTCGTTAGTCGCGTTCGTGAAACCAAAGATAACATCGGATATCTGCGAGTATTTACCCATTCAAACCAAGGATACCCACTACTCCTGGCGATTGGAAGATTGCACCAAGCTAATATCGAACCTCTAGTAGGAGCAATCCTACAAATCGCTTACATTTCGGCTGGAAACGGGGTTATATCACTGCAAGACGGTGTTGCGACTGGAGACCTGGCCATCCCCGGATTCTTGGACGCAATCTCACTGGTCGTTCACCACACCCACCGGGTCGCGGATAAGCCCAACTATCGTCATTTACACTCACTTGGACGAAGTCTTGTCAGCACCATCCAAAATATCGGTGATCAGTCTGCCCGAATGGTTCTGGAGCATCATGCTCTAGATGAACTAATAGACGCATTGCGAACTCAAAGTGACCACTCGGATTCCACATTGCAGTCTCGGAACAAGGCCGCACTCAATTCTGAGCCCAAGTTTGTCAGAAACAATGAGTATCTGATAAACCAGCTATTGGCACTCAAAACTCGATACCTCTCGGACTCGGTATCTTCCGCAGCCAAGCAGGAAATTGACCAGAGCTAG
- a CDS encoding cytochrome P450 family protein, with protein MPITFDYKFASYQGKFVRIGPNHISIADPNALERVGCIRPLEWVLKSEFYEAFRIGRQDDVFTTQKKASHTTKRKRIANIFSAQNVQAFEPRVRTHVERLCAQLDLRCEQAMKGISGFNWEARGGQAVINMVLNGKRNGAAEGDGGSENRGVDLLDKLFEVKIYDGSPLSREEIDSEALVTIGAGSDTTSNSLSALCYHVASDARIKQKLQEELDSAFASTQKDVNDFASFEEIKNLPYLNACIKEAPVAFYFAGETFKEGSVISVPSYTTNRSNVWGSDAEMYRPERWLEDGSESLNKYYFAFSTGPRACIGRNLAHMDMMLSSAAFFRRYDVDLATPTTKLEIKEGFVRETVRCEVAIKRRI; from the exons ATGCCTATAACTTTTGATTACAAGTTTGCATCGTACCAGGGAAAGTTCGTCAGGATTGGACCTAATCATATCAGTATCGCCGATCCCAACGCATTGGAG CGGGTAGGGTGTATACGGCCACTCGAGTGGGTTCTCAAATCTGAGTTCTATGAAGCATTTAGAATTGGCCGACAAGACGACGTTTTCACCACCCAGAAAAAGGCATCTCATACAA CGAAACGCAAGCGTATTGCCAACATATTTAGCGCGCAGAACGTCCAAGCGTTTGAGCCCCGTGTGCGGACGCATGTTGAACGACTCTGTGCTCAGTTAGACCTTCGATGCGAGCAGGCTATGAAAGGTATCTCTGGCTTCAACTGGGAAGCGAGAGGAGGCCAGGCTGTTATTAATATGGTCCTC AACGGAAAACGGAACGGCGCGGCCGAGGGCGACGGCGGGAGCGAGAATAGGGGTGTCGACCTTTTGGACAAGCTCTTCGAGGTGAAAATATACGATGGATCACCGTTGTCTAGGGAAGAGATTGACTCTGAAGCTTTGGTTACTATTGGTGCTGGTAGCGATACCACGAGCAA CTCGCTCAGCGCGCTCTGTTACCACGTTGCCTCAGACGCCAGAATCAAGCAGAAACTTCAAGAAGAGCTCGACTCTGCTTTTGCTTCCACGCAAAAAGATGTTAACGACTTTGCCAGTTTTGAAGAGATCAAGAACCTCCCGTACCTCAACGCCTGCATAAAAGAAGCCCCGGTTGCATTCTACT TTGCGGGAGAGACTTTCAAAGAAGGGAGCGTCATCAGCGTTCCTTCCTATACCACCAATAGATCAAATGTCTGGGGCTCAGACGCTGAGATGTATCGTCCAGAGCGCTGGCTCGAGGATGGATCAGAGTCGCTGAACAAGtattattttgctttctcgACCGGACCGCG CGCATGTATTGGTCGTAATCTCGCCCACATGGACATGATGCTGTCTTCTGCTGCATTCTTCCGTCGCTACGATGTCGATTTGGCTACTCCTACTACAAAG CTCGAGATCAAAGAGGGATTTGTTAGGGAGACAGTTCGATGTGAAGTAGCGATCAAACGTCGGATTTAA
- a CDS encoding pectate lyase → MLTLNVAITLLAGLSAATPTKRAAPVDGIAGYATLNGGTTGGAGGATTTVTTLAALRSAVAGTSPKVVKISGIITGDGKVVDVGSETTVLGAGSDSGLIGGGFRVKNGKNVIIRNLRLSKSPAPTDLIGLQNATNVWIDHNTFTSDLDHGKDFYDGQCDITHASDFVTVSWNVFTEHFKVSLVGHLTTTVPRTLAIQGHLPSQLFPTCQLPSSFPPLRHIYNNYFKNVLNSGVDSRDGAQTLVENVLLPIETALNGGFAVQRNNLLINTTMDSDLVQGTLTTVPYTYTLDEASTIAEIVAKSAGAGVITF, encoded by the exons CGCTACATTAAACGGAGGCACGACAGGTGGGGCGGGAGGAGCGACTACAAC TGTCACAACCCTCGCCGCTCTGCGGTCTGCTGTAGCGGGCACCTCTCCTAAGGTCGTTAAGATTTCGGGCATCATCACAGGAG ATGGAAAGGTGGTTGATGTCGGAAGCGA AACCACTGTTCTCGGTGCCGGTAGTGACTCCGGTTTGATAGGTGGAGGATTCCGAGTTAAG AACGGAAAAAACGTCATTATACGGAATCTACGTCTATCAAAATCCCCCGCTCCAACAGACTTGATCGGCCTGCAAAACGCAACAAACGTCTGGATTGAT CACAACACG TTCACCTCGGATCTTGACCACGGCAAGGACTTTTACGATGGACAATGCGATATAACTCATGCCAGCGA CTTCGTCACTGTTTCATGGAACGTATTTACCGAGCATTTCAAGGTATCGTTGGTCGGGCACTTGACAACAACGGTGCCGAGGACACTGGCCATTCAG GGTCACTTACCA TCACAACTATTTCCTACATGTCAACTCCCGTCTTCCTTCCCTCCGCTTCG CCATATCTACAACAACTATTTCAAAAACGTCCTCAACTCGGGCGTCGATTCGCGTGATGGTGCCCAAACCCTCGTTGAG AACGTCCTGCTCCCGATAGAAACCGCACTTAATGGAGGATT CGCTGTTCAACGTAACAACCTTTTGATAAACACCACGATGGACTCAGATTTAGTTCAAGGGACTCTCACTACGGTTCCATATACTTATAC CCTGGACGAAGCAAGCACTATTGCGGAAATAGTCGCAAAGAGCGCTGGAGCTGGAGTTATTACCTTTTGA